In Arachis hypogaea cultivar Tifrunner chromosome 2, arahy.Tifrunner.gnm2.J5K5, whole genome shotgun sequence, a genomic segment contains:
- the LOC140172917 gene encoding probable voltage-gated potassium channel subunit beta isoform X4, which produces MTMQYKNLGRSGLKVSQLSYGAWVSFGNQLDVKEAKSLLQCCRDHGVNFFDNAEVYANGRAEEIMGQAIRELGWKRSDVVVSTKIFWGGQGPNDKGLSRKHIIEGTKASLKRLDMDYVDVIYCHRPDVSTPIEETVRAMNFLIDHGMAFYWGTSEWSAQQITEAWGVADRLDLVGPIVEQPEYNLLSRHKVESEFLPLYSNHGLGLTTWSPLASGVLTGKYKKGAIPPDSRFALENYKNLANRSLVDDVLKKVDGLKPIADELGVPLSQLAIAWCAANPNVSSVITGATKESQ; this is translated from the exons ATGACGATGCAGTACAAGAATCTAGGGCGATCGGGGCTGAAGGTGAGCCAGCTGTCATACGGGGCATGGGTGAGCTTCGGGAACCAGCTAGACGTGAAGGAGGCAAAGTCCCTGCTGCAGTGCTGCCGCGACCACGGCGTTAACTTCTTCGACAACGCCGAGGTCTACGCCAACGGCCGCGCCGAGGAGATCATGGGGCAAGCCATCCGTGAGCTCGGCTGGAAGCGCTCAGACGTCGTCGTTTCAACCAAGATCTTCTGGGGCGGCCAGGGCCCCAACGACAAGGGCCTCTCTCGCAAGCACATCATCGAAGGCACCAAGGCCTCCCTCAAGCGCCTCGACATGGACTATGTTGACGTCATTTACTGCCATCGCCCTGACGTCTCTACGCCCATTGAAGAAACCGTTAGGGCCATGAATTTCTTGATCGACCACGGCATGGCCTTCTACTGGGGGACCAGCGAGTGGTCCGCCCAGCAGATCACTGAGGCCTGGGGCGTCGCCGATAGGCTCGATTTGGTCGGTCCTATTGTCGAGCAGCCCGAGTATAACCTCTTGTCTAGGCACAAG GTTGAGTCTGAGTTCCTCCCGCTCTACAGCAACCATGGTTTGGGTCTGACTACTTGGAGTCCACTTGCATCTGGAGTGCTTACAGGGAAATACAAGAAAGGAGCTATTCCTCCTGATAGCCGCTTTGCTTTGGAAAATTACAAA AATCTGGCAAATCGATCACTGGTCGATGATGTGCTCAAAAAGGTTGATGGGCTGAAGCCTATAGCAGATGAACTGGGTGTGCCATTATCACAACTTGCAATCGCATGGTGTGCAGCCAATCCTAATGTTTCATCAGTTATTACTGGTGCTACGAAGGAGTCTCAG